The Agromyces mangrovi genome contains a region encoding:
- a CDS encoding o-succinylbenzoate synthase: MSDDALPPLHDLLATARVVALPLVTRFRGIDVREALLLEGPEGWTEFAPFAEYDDEEASAWLAAAIDFGWRQTPAAHRDRILVNATVPAVDADEVPAVLARFPGCRTAKVKVAAGDQVLAQDVARVRAVRETLGPEGRVRLDANGGWNVDEAEHAIHALAEFDLEYVEQPCPSVEELAEIRRRTKYMGIPIAADESVRRAEDPLAVAEAGAADLLVIKAAPLGGIRRALDVVRRAGLPVVVSSALDTSVGLAMGAHLAASVPELEYDCGLGTASLLAADVTGHPLAPEEGSIAVRRVEADAALLDRYAADADRTAWWIARLERCHAVLAARTS, encoded by the coding sequence ATGAGCGACGATGCACTGCCGCCCCTGCACGACCTGCTCGCGACCGCGCGGGTGGTGGCGCTCCCGCTCGTGACGCGGTTCCGCGGCATCGACGTGCGCGAGGCGCTGCTGCTCGAGGGGCCCGAGGGCTGGACCGAGTTCGCGCCGTTCGCGGAGTACGACGACGAGGAGGCATCCGCCTGGCTCGCCGCCGCGATCGACTTCGGGTGGCGCCAGACGCCTGCGGCGCACCGCGACCGCATCCTCGTGAACGCGACCGTGCCGGCCGTCGACGCCGACGAGGTGCCGGCCGTGCTCGCGCGGTTCCCGGGCTGCCGCACCGCGAAGGTGAAGGTCGCCGCGGGCGACCAGGTGCTCGCGCAGGACGTCGCGCGGGTGCGCGCGGTGCGCGAGACGCTCGGCCCCGAGGGGCGGGTGCGGCTCGACGCGAACGGCGGCTGGAACGTCGACGAGGCCGAGCACGCGATCCACGCGCTGGCGGAGTTCGACCTCGAGTACGTCGAGCAGCCGTGCCCGAGCGTGGAGGAGCTCGCGGAGATCCGGCGGCGGACGAAGTACATGGGCATCCCCATCGCGGCCGACGAGAGCGTGCGGCGGGCCGAGGACCCGCTCGCGGTTGCCGAGGCGGGGGCCGCGGACCTGCTCGTGATCAAGGCGGCGCCGCTCGGGGGCATCCGGCGTGCGCTCGACGTGGTCCGGCGCGCGGGCCTGCCGGTCGTGGTGTCGAGCGCCCTCGACACGAGCGTCGGGCTCGCGATGGGCGCACACCTCGCGGCATCCGTCCCCGAACTCGAGTACGACTGCGGGCTCGGCACGGCATCACTGCTGGCGGCGGATGTCACGGGGCATCCGCTCGCTCCCGAGGAGGGGTCGATTGCCGTGCGCCGGGTCGAAGCGGATGCCGCGCTGCTCGACCGCTACGCCGCCGACGCCGACCGCACCGCGTGGTGGATCGCGCGCCTCGAGCGGTGCCACGCGGTGCTCGCCGCCCGCACGTCCTGA
- a CDS encoding 1,4-dihydroxy-2-naphthoyl-CoA synthase, whose amino-acid sequence MGEQVSELFDAGEWADAAASVTGGAAFTDITYHHSRDGRIARIAFDRPEVRNAFRPHTVDELYAALENARTNPRIGVVLLTGNGPSPRDGGWAFCSGGDQRIRGRDGYKYADGVEASGIDAARSGRLHILEVQRLIRFMPKVVIAVVPGWAAGGGHSLHVVCDMTVASSEHGRFKQTDADVGSFDAGYGSAYFARQIGQKFAREVFFLAEEYSAQRAYEMGAVNRVVPHADLEREAVSMARTILTKSPTAIRMLKFAFNAVDDGLVGQQVFAGEATRLAYGTDEAVEGRDSFLQKRDPDWAPFPWQF is encoded by the coding sequence ATGGGCGAGCAGGTCTCCGAACTCTTCGACGCGGGCGAGTGGGCGGATGCCGCGGCATCCGTCACCGGCGGCGCAGCCTTCACCGACATCACGTACCACCACTCGCGCGACGGCCGCATCGCCCGCATCGCGTTCGACCGCCCCGAGGTGCGCAACGCGTTCCGCCCGCACACGGTCGACGAGCTCTACGCGGCACTCGAGAACGCCCGCACGAACCCGCGCATCGGCGTCGTGCTGCTGACCGGCAACGGACCGAGCCCGCGCGACGGCGGTTGGGCGTTCTGCTCGGGCGGCGACCAGCGCATCCGCGGCCGCGACGGCTACAAGTACGCCGACGGTGTGGAGGCATCCGGCATCGACGCCGCCCGCTCGGGCCGCCTCCACATCCTCGAGGTGCAGCGCCTCATCCGCTTCATGCCGAAGGTCGTGATCGCCGTGGTCCCCGGCTGGGCGGCCGGCGGCGGGCACTCGCTGCACGTCGTCTGCGATATGACCGTCGCGAGCAGCGAGCACGGCCGGTTCAAGCAGACGGATGCCGACGTCGGCAGCTTCGACGCCGGCTACGGCTCCGCCTACTTCGCCCGCCAGATCGGCCAGAAGTTCGCCCGCGAGGTCTTCTTCCTCGCCGAGGAGTACTCGGCCCAGCGCGCCTACGAGATGGGCGCGGTGAACCGGGTCGTGCCGCACGCCGACCTCGAGCGCGAGGCCGTGTCGATGGCCCGCACCATCCTCACCAAGTCGCCCACCGCGATCCGCATGCTGAAGTTCGCGTTCAACGCCGTCGACGACGGACTGGTCGGCCAGCAGGTCTTCGCGGGCGAGGCCACGCGCCTCGCGTACGGCACCGACGAGGCGGTCGAGGGCCGCGACTCGTTCCTCCAGAAGCGCGACCCCGACTGGGCGCCGTTCCCGTGGCAGTTCTGA
- a CDS encoding AMP-binding protein, whose protein sequence is MFPAPSGHAMAPGERMPPGAVVGEVDDRVAAVVETSGSTAAPKCVALSAEALLASAEATHEALGGAGRWVLALPGNYIAGLQVIVRALAAGTAPLVVPGERFDPVAFAAAAAPLRRMHGRAYTSLVPVQLARVLDAAEHDRGVREALARFDRVLLGGQAAPPGLVERAAALGARVTRTYGSSETAGGCVYDARPLPGVRIRIAGGLVELATPSLALGYLDFPDAPAALDEPPFITFDTARTAAAFTTDHDGTRWYRTGDLGDLADDGTLRIRGRADDVIVSGGVKVALGEVERTVRALDGFAHAVVVAAPHPEWGEAPAVVAPATDPARAADALERLAAHVASVAGAAARPARLVVVDELPLLPSGKPDRRALAELIANPSPPPSAPPATALPPN, encoded by the coding sequence GTGTTCCCGGCGCCCTCGGGGCACGCCATGGCGCCGGGCGAGCGGATGCCCCCGGGCGCCGTCGTCGGCGAGGTCGACGACCGGGTGGCTGCCGTGGTCGAGACGAGCGGATCGACGGCCGCGCCCAAGTGCGTCGCGCTCTCGGCCGAGGCGCTGCTCGCGAGCGCAGAGGCGACGCACGAGGCGCTCGGCGGGGCGGGGCGCTGGGTGCTCGCGCTGCCGGGCAACTACATCGCGGGGCTCCAGGTGATCGTGCGCGCGCTCGCCGCGGGCACCGCGCCGCTCGTCGTGCCGGGGGAGCGCTTCGACCCGGTCGCGTTCGCCGCCGCGGCCGCGCCGCTCCGCCGTATGCACGGTCGTGCATACACCTCGCTCGTACCGGTGCAGCTCGCGCGCGTGCTCGACGCCGCGGAGCACGACCGCGGCGTGCGCGAGGCGCTCGCACGCTTCGATCGCGTGCTCCTCGGCGGCCAGGCCGCCCCGCCCGGACTCGTCGAGCGCGCCGCGGCGCTGGGCGCACGCGTGACCCGCACGTATGGCTCGAGCGAGACGGCCGGCGGCTGCGTCTACGACGCGCGCCCGCTGCCGGGCGTGCGCATCCGCATCGCGGGCGGACTCGTCGAGCTCGCGACCCCGAGCCTCGCCCTCGGCTACCTCGACTTCCCTGACGCGCCCGCCGCCTTGGACGAGCCACCGTTCATCACGTTCGACACCGCCCGCACCGCCGCCGCCTTCACGACCGACCACGACGGCACCCGCTGGTACCGCACGGGCGACCTCGGCGACCTCGCCGACGACGGCACGCTCCGCATCCGCGGCCGCGCTGACGACGTCATCGTCTCGGGCGGCGTGAAGGTCGCCCTGGGCGAGGTCGAGCGCACCGTGCGCGCGCTCGACGGCTTCGCGCACGCGGTCGTCGTCGCCGCACCGCACCCGGAGTGGGGCGAGGCCCCCGCGGTCGTCGCCCCGGCGACCGACCCGGCACGTGCCGCGGATGCGCTCGAGCGGCTCGCGGCTCACGTGGCATCCGTAGCCGGCGCAGCCGCCCGCCCCGCGCGCCTCGTCGTGGTCGATGAACTGCCGCTGCTCCCCAGCGGCAAGCCCGACCGACGCGCGCTTGCGGAGCTCATCGCGAACCCATCGCCACCGCCCAGCGCACCCCCGGCCACCGCACTCCCGCCGAACTAG
- a CDS encoding 1,4-dihydroxy-2-naphthoate polyprenyltransferase, translating into MATAQRTPGHRTPAELAWSGGTPDPRLPQSKRSQTYGRSGNPAKSGSTNRPAPAQRRATARDWISGARLRTLPLAIAPVVAGTGAGIVAIPDGPWHPLRAVLALIVALALQIGVNYANDYSDGVRGTDEHRVGPARLTGSGLAKPRAVLAAALASFGVAALAGLALVVLTQQWWLLAVGAVAIVAAWFYTGGRHPYGYYGLGELFVFVFFGVVATAGSAYVQALTVNLEAWVTGAGLGLIACAVLMANNLRDIGPDRAAGKRTLAVLVGKAFGRVLFAVFLLVPFLAVGFLALFYPAAWLVFFALLAALPAVLIVSTARTSRELIIALQLASATSLLYGVGLGLAFAL; encoded by the coding sequence ATCGCCACCGCCCAGCGCACCCCCGGCCACCGCACTCCCGCCGAACTAGCATGGTCGGGTGGCACGCCCGACCCCCGACTCCCCCAGTCCAAGCGCTCCCAGACGTACGGCCGGTCCGGCAACCCGGCGAAGTCCGGCAGCACGAACCGCCCTGCGCCCGCGCAGCGCCGGGCCACCGCCCGCGACTGGATCTCGGGCGCGCGCCTGCGCACCCTCCCGCTCGCGATCGCGCCCGTCGTGGCCGGCACGGGCGCGGGCATCGTGGCGATCCCCGACGGCCCGTGGCATCCGCTTCGTGCCGTGCTCGCCCTGATCGTCGCGCTCGCGCTGCAGATCGGCGTGAACTACGCCAACGACTACTCCGACGGCGTGCGCGGCACCGACGAGCACCGGGTCGGGCCCGCGCGCCTCACCGGATCGGGCCTCGCGAAGCCACGAGCCGTGCTCGCTGCGGCCCTCGCGAGCTTCGGCGTCGCCGCCCTCGCGGGTCTCGCGCTCGTCGTGCTCACGCAGCAGTGGTGGCTGCTCGCGGTCGGGGCGGTCGCGATCGTCGCGGCGTGGTTCTACACCGGCGGCAGGCACCCCTACGGCTACTACGGGCTCGGCGAGCTGTTCGTGTTCGTCTTCTTCGGCGTCGTCGCGACCGCCGGCTCGGCCTACGTGCAGGCGCTCACCGTCAACCTCGAGGCGTGGGTCACGGGCGCCGGCCTCGGCCTCATCGCCTGCGCGGTGCTCATGGCGAACAACCTGCGCGACATCGGCCCCGACCGGGCGGCCGGCAAGCGCACCCTCGCGGTGCTCGTCGGCAAGGCGTTCGGCCGCGTGCTGTTCGCGGTGTTCCTGCTGGTGCCGTTCCTCGCGGTCGGCTTCCTCGCCCTGTTCTACCCGGCCGCGTGGCTCGTGTTCTTCGCGCTGCTCGCGGCGCTGCCCGCGGTGCTGATCGTGTCGACCGCGCGCACGTCGCGCGAGCTGATCATCGCGCTGCAGCTCGCGAGCGCGACGTCACTCCTCTACGGAGTCGGCCTCGGGCTGGCCTTCGCGCTCTAG
- a CDS encoding DUF4229 domain-containing protein, whose protein sequence is MRSVPTWVTYTAWRLLAFAVPLAVLLIAGVSPWISALVAALFGLSVSVIFLRRPRDTMSEQLYAARNRETPAVHEDDAAEDAAVDAAAVDAADAEPEGSGSSGASAEQSTDADR, encoded by the coding sequence GTGCGATCCGTCCCGACCTGGGTGACCTACACGGCCTGGCGCCTCCTGGCGTTCGCCGTTCCGCTTGCCGTGCTGCTCATCGCCGGCGTGAGCCCGTGGATCTCCGCGCTCGTCGCGGCCCTCTTCGGCCTCAGCGTCTCGGTCATCTTCCTGCGGCGCCCGCGCGACACCATGTCGGAGCAGCTGTACGCAGCACGCAACCGCGAGACGCCGGCCGTGCACGAGGACGACGCGGCAGAGGATGCGGCGGTCGACGCCGCGGCGGTCGACGCCGCGGACGCCGAGCCGGAGGGATCCGGCAGCTCAGGGGCATCCGCTGAGCAGTCGACCGACGCCGATCGCTAG
- a CDS encoding PLD nuclease N-terminal domain-containing protein, with amino-acid sequence MARLLFGLGIVAVIFTVYAIVDCAMFDRSRIRGIGRIWWIIVILFVPIIGGVLWFLVGRGRKGRPPRRSQRTVAPDDDADFLRGLDRDAAQEERIRRLEEELAELDDRTDQPDLPTDHPDHPEHSERRRDDDGDTPPSSRPNA; translated from the coding sequence ATGGCACGCCTGCTCTTCGGACTCGGCATCGTCGCCGTCATCTTCACGGTGTACGCGATCGTCGACTGTGCGATGTTCGACCGCTCGCGCATCCGGGGCATCGGCCGCATCTGGTGGATCATCGTGATCCTCTTCGTGCCGATCATCGGCGGGGTGCTCTGGTTCCTCGTCGGCCGTGGTCGCAAGGGCCGGCCGCCGCGCCGTTCGCAGCGCACGGTCGCACCCGACGACGACGCCGACTTCCTGCGCGGGCTCGACCGCGACGCCGCCCAGGAGGAGCGCATCCGCCGCCTGGAGGAGGAGCTCGCCGAGCTCGACGACCGCACCGACCAGCCCGACCTCCCGACCGACCACCCGGACCACCCCGAGCACTCCGAGCGACGCCGCGACGACGACGGCGACACGCCGCCGAGCAGTCGCCCGAATGCCTGA